A genomic window from Nitrospiria bacterium includes:
- the nusG gene encoding transcription termination/antitermination protein NusG: protein MTKNWYVIHTYSGFEGRVKTTIEEQAGHLGLQEKISKVLVPTEEVIEIKDGKKRVSTKKFFPGYVLIEMEMTDETLQLIKNTPKVTGFLGGEAKPAPLSESEVETLLKQLDAGTAAPREKLQFQKGDAVRIIDGPFLGFNGVVDEVHAEQNKVKVLVSIFGRSTPVELGFLQVERL from the coding sequence ATGACAAAGAACTGGTACGTCATTCATACGTATTCCGGATTTGAGGGGCGTGTAAAAACCACGATTGAGGAGCAGGCCGGCCACCTGGGCTTGCAGGAAAAAATCAGCAAGGTTTTGGTCCCCACCGAAGAGGTGATCGAGATTAAAGACGGCAAGAAAAGGGTGTCGACCAAGAAATTTTTCCCGGGCTACGTTCTGATCGAAATGGAAATGACCGATGAGACATTGCAGTTGATTAAAAACACACCCAAAGTGACCGGATTTTTGGGGGGAGAAGCCAAACCGGCGCCCTTGTCCGAGTCCGAGGTGGAGACGTTGCTGAAACAGTTGGATGCGGGTACCGCCGCGCCACGTGAGAAATTACAGTTCCAAAAGGGAGACGCGGTTCGCATTATCGACGGTCCTTTTCTTGGGTTTAACGGCGTTGTTGATGAAGTGCATGCCGAGCAGAACAAAGTGAAAGTGTTGGTGAGCATCTTCGGACGCTCCACCCCGGTTGAACTGGGGTTTTTACAAGTTGAACGCTTGTAG